One window of Medicago truncatula cultivar Jemalong A17 chromosome 2, MtrunA17r5.0-ANR, whole genome shotgun sequence genomic DNA carries:
- the LOC25486452 gene encoding acidic endochitinase SE2: MSSKMQTLILLLILTIFSITIKASSSDGNIAIYWGQNLEDGNLTSTCDTGNFKIVLLAFLNVFGGGRVPSWNFAGHCGDWSPCTKLEPEIKHCQQKGVKVFLSLGGDSRNYSLSSPDDAKNVADYLNAKFLSGQSGPLGSVTLDGIDFAIIYGSNLYWDDLVKHLHNIRHRNRYFYLSSAPQCVMPDHYLDKAIKTGLFDYILVQFYNNPPCQYDQINSNATLLLQSWNAWTSLSLPNNTVFMGLPAAPNASHSGGYIPPDDLISKVLPSIKPTSNYGGIMLWDRCYDVRSDYSNQIKEYVRRSVLRFVTQVSEAIVGSISAALNSMFPN, translated from the exons ATGAGTTCAAAAATGCAAACATTGATCCTTTTGTTGATCTTAACAATATTCTCCATCACTATCAAAGCATCATCAAGTGATGGCAATATTGCCATCTACTGGGGACAAAACTTAGAAGATGGCAACTTGACATCAACATGTGACACTGGTAATTTCAAGATTGTACTCTTAGCTTTCCTCAATGTCTTTGGAGGAGGAAGAGTCCCAAGTTGGAACTTTGCAGGTCATTGTGGTGACTGGAGCCCTTGTACAAAACTCGAACCCGAAATAAAACACTGTCAACAAAAAGGTGTCAAAGTTTTTCTTTCCCTTGGAGGTGATTCCAGAAACTACTCCCTTAGCTCACCAGATGATGCTAAAAATGTTGCTGATTATCTAAATGCTAAGTTCCTTAGTGGTCAATCTGGTCCACTTGGAAGTGTTACCTTAGATGGAATTGATTTTGCCATTATATATGGTTCAAATCTTTATTGGGATGACCTTGTTAAACATCTTCACAATATAAGACATCGAAACAG GTACTTTTACTTGTCTTCTGCACCCCAGTGTGTTATGCCAGATCACTACCTTGACAAAGCTATCAAAACTGGCTTGTTTGATTATATACTTGTTCAATTCTACAATAATCCTCCATGTCAATATGATCAAATAAACTCAAATGCTACATTGCTTTTACAATCATGGAATGCTTGGACATCTTTATCTCTACCAAATAATACCGTTTTCATGGGACTACCAGCGGCACCTAATGCATCTCATAGTGGTGGTTATATACCACCAGATGATCTCATTTCTAAGGTTCTTCCTTCCATTAAACCAACTTCGAACTATGGAGGAATTATGCTTTGGGATAGATGTTATGATGTTCGAAGTGATTACAGCAATCAGATAAAGGAGTATGTTAGACGATCTGTTCTTCGATTTGTGACACAAGTTTCTGAGGCAATAGTTGGATCTATCTCGGCAGCTTTGAACTCCATGTTTCCGAATTAA
- the LOC25486456 gene encoding probable LRR receptor-like serine/threonine-protein kinase At3g47570 — MNLVGQVPSLGNLQDLSILNLEENNLGDNSTMDLEFLKYLTNCSKLHKFSISYNNFGGHLPNSIGNLSTELKQLYMGGNQISGKIPAELGSVVGLILLTMESNCFEGTIPTTFGKLKNMQRLHLEENKLSGDIPPFIGNLSQLYDLELDHNMFQGIIPPSLGNCQNLQYLDLSHNKLRGTIPVEVLNLFSLSILLNLSHNSLSGTLPREVSMLKNIEELDVSENHLSGDIPREIGECISLEYIHLQRNSFNGTIPSSLASLKGLRYLDLSRNQLSGSIPDGMQNISFLEYLNVSFNMLEGEVPTNGVFGNATQIEVIGNKKLCGGISHLHLPPCPIKGRKHAKQHKFRLIAVIVSVVSFILILSFIITIYMMRKRNQKRSFDSPTIDQLAKVSYQELHVGTDGFSDRNMIGSGSFGSVYRGNIVSEDNVVAVKVLNLHKKGAHKSFVVECNALKNIRHRNLVRVLTCCSSTNYKGQEFKALVFEYMKNGSLEQWLHPETLNANPPTTLNLGHRLNIIIDVASALHYLHRECEQLILHCDLKPSNVLLDDDMVAHVSDFGIARLVSTISGTSNKNTSTIGIKGTVGYAPSEYGMGSEVSTYGDMYSFGILMLEMLTGRRPTDELFKDGQNLHNFVTISFPCNLIKILDPHLLPRAEDGAREDGNHEILLPTVEECLVSLFRIGLFCSLESPKERMNIVDVTRELTTIQKVFLDGLEQNF; from the exons ATGAATTTGGTTGGACAAGTTCCAAGTCTAGGGAATTTACAAGACCTTTCCATTCTAAATTTGGAAGAAAACAATTTAGGTGATAATTCAACTATGGATTtagagtttttaaaatatttgacaaaTTGCAGTAAACTACACAAGTTTTCGATATCTTATAATAATTTTGGAGGTCATTTGCCAAATTCCATAGGGAATTTATCCACTGAACTTAAACAACTATATATGGGGGGTAATCAGATATCAGGAAAAATTCCTGCAGAATTAGGAAGTGTAGTTGGCTTAATTCTCTTGACCATGGAGTCTAACTGCTTTGAAGGAACTATTCCAACTACATTTGGGAAGTTAAAAAATATGCAGAGATTACATTTGGAGGAAAACAAGTTGTCAGGAGATATTCCACCCTTCATAGGCAATCTCAGTCAATTGTATGATTTAGAATTAGATCATAATATGTTTCAAGGAATTATTCCTCCAAGCTTAGGAAACTGTCAAAATTTACAATATCTAGATCTGTCTCATAATAAGCTTAGAGGAACCATACCTGTAGAGGttttaaatcttttttctttatcaatCTTATTGAACTTGTCACATAACTCTTTGAGTGGTACCTTACCAAGAGAAGTGagtatgttaaaaaatattgaagaattaGATGTCTCTGAGAATCATCTATCTGGTGATATTCCGAGAGAAATTGGTGAATGTATAAGCTTAGAATATATTCATTTGCAAAGGAACTCCTTCAACGGAACAATACCGTCCTCTTTGGCTTCTCTCAAAGGTCTTCGATATTTAGACCTTTCAAGAAATCAATTGTCTGGATCAATTCCTGATGGTATGCAAAATATCTCATTTTTGGAATATTTGAATGTTTCTTTTAACATGTTGGAAGGAGAGGTACCGACAAATGGTGTATTTGGAAATGCAACCCAAATAGAAGTGATTGGAAACAAAAAGCTTTGTGGAGGTATTTCCCACCTGCATCTACCACCATGCCCTATCAAGGGTAGGAAACATGCAAAACAACACAAGTTCAGGTTGATAGCAGTGATAGTTAGTGTGGTTTCTTTTATTCTCATACTTTCATTTATCATCACTATCTACATGATGAGGAAGAGAAATCAAAAGAGATCTTTTGATTCACCAACAATTGATCAACTAGCTAAGGTTTCATACCAAGAATTACACGTAGGAACCGATGGATTCTCAGATAGAAACATGATCGGATCAGGAAGTTTTGGTTCCGTATACAGAGGAAATATTGTTTCAGAAGATAATGTTGTTGCAGTTAAAGTCTTGAACCTCCATAAAAAGGGAGCTCACAAGAGTTTCGTTGTTGAATGTAACGCACTCAAAAATATTAGACACCGAAATTTGGTTAGGGTTTTAACATGTTGTTCTAGCACAAATTACAAAGGTCAAGAATTTAAAGCTCTAGTTTTTGAATACATGAAAAATGGAAGCTTAGAACAGTGGTTACATCCTGAGACTTTGAATGCAAATCCTCCAACAACATTGAACCTTGGTCATagattaaacatcatcatcgaTGTTGCTTCTGCATTGCATTACCTTCATCGAGAATGTGAGCAGTTAATCCTTCATTGTGATCTAAAGCCAAGCAATGTCCTTCTTGATGATGACATGGTTGCTCATGTGAGTGATTTTGGCATAGCAAGACTTGTCTCAACCATTTCCGGTACCTCTAATAAGAATACTAGTACGATCGGAATAAAAGGAACAGTTGGTTATGCTCCATCGG AGTATGGGATGGGTTCAGAAGTATCCACTTATGGTGACATGTATAGCTTTGGAATCCTTATGCTGGAAATGCTTACCGGAAGAAGACCCACCGATGAACTTTTTAAAGACGGTCAAAATCTACATaactttgttacaatttcatTTCCTTGCAATCTTATAAAGATTTTGGATCCACATCTTTTACCAAGAGCTGAAGATGGAGCACGAGAAGATGGAAATCATGAGATTCTTCTTCCAACTGTAGAGGAGTGCTTAGTTTCCCTTTTTAGGATTGGACTTTTTTGTTCATTGGAATCaccaaaagaaagaatgaatatTGTGGATGTCACTAGAGAGCTTACCACAATCCAGAAGGTCTTTCTAGATG GTCTTGAACAAAATTTCTAA
- the LOC25486454 gene encoding acidic endochitinase has translation MVSKRQALTLFLVLTTSPFTISSSNGGNMVVYWGQNIEESTLKSTCDTGFYKIVLLSFLNIFQEGRRIPKLNFIGHCNDKNPCTNLEPEIIHCQQKGVKVFLSLGGAYENETYSLGSLEDAKNVANYLFTNFLNGQFGPLGSVTLNGISLDIQGGSDQWEFFAKYLLYVRQNYRYFYIAVASQCIIPDQYLDKAIKSGSFDYAIVKFYNNPNCQYDQTNFNDTLLTRSWNSWTWLVQLDNNVFMGLLGSATAAPSSGYIPQDYYHLSNVLPHIIQSYNYGGIVIWDRFHDDENSYDKQIEEHVKRHALQFVTQVFKAIERFVSASLNVMFLN, from the exons ATGGTTTCCAAAAGACAAGCATTGACCCTTTTCTTAGTCTTAACAACATCCCCCTTCACTATATCATCATCAAATGGTGGCAATATGGTTGTCTATTGGGGTCAAAACATAGAAGAAAGCACTTTGAAATCAACTTGTGACACTGGTTTTTACAAGATTGTACTCTTATCATTCCTCAATATCTTTcaagaaggaagaagaatcCCAAAGTTAAACTTCATAGGTCATTGCAATGACAAAAACCCTTGCACAAATCTTGAACCTGAAATAATTCATTGTCAACAAAAAGGTGTGAAAGTTTTTCTTTCCCTTGGAGGTGCCTATGAAAATGAAACCTACTCTCTTGGTTCATTAGAGGATGCTAAAAATGTAGCTAATTATCTATTTACTAACTTCCTTAATGGTCAATTTGGTCCACTTGGAAGTGTTACTTTAAATGGTATTAGTTTGGATATTCAAGGAGGTTCAGATCAATGGGAGTTCTTTGCTAAGTATCTTCTCTACGTACGACAAAATTACAG GTACTTTTATATAGCTGTTGCATCCCAATGTATTATTCCAGATCAATACCTTGACAAAGCTATCAAATCTGGCTCTTTTGATTATGCAATTGTTAAATTCTACAATAACCCTAATTGTCAATATGATCAAACAAACTTCAATGATACATTGCTCACACGATCATGGAATTCTTGGACATGGTTAGTTCAACTAGATAATAATGTTTTCATGGGACTTCTAGGATCAGCTACTGCAGCTCCTAGTAGTGGTTACATACCACAAGATTATTATCACCTTTCTAATGTTCTTCCTCACATTATACAATCTTATAACTATGGAGGAATTGTGATTTGGGATAGGTTTcatgatgatgaaaatagttACGACAAACAAATAGAAGAGCATGTTAAACGGCATGCTCTTCAATTTGTGACGCAAGTTTTCAAGGCAATAGAAAGGTTTGTCTCGGCATCTTTGAACGTCATGTTTCTGAATTAA